Proteins encoded together in one Catellatospora citrea window:
- a CDS encoding putative bifunctional diguanylate cyclase/phosphodiesterase: MARRVLTVPLVVYTLVWLAGSVAVFWVPDRVADVIWTSIGLISVAAIVVGVRRNRPARTWPWLLIATGVFLSIAGEAVYDLLTYAGEVDGPYPSVADVFYLGMYPPLIVGMLGLSRSMARTRVPLLPVDAMVILGGLGLLSWVFLISPHLFDPGLSLLQRVLIVAYPVGDLLVLAIVARLVIVHGFSPAVVLLCVGAVGLLVADTAYGTEQLHGHGQAGWPARVAWLLCYGGWAAAALHPSMAELTRPARVVSAEVCIGRQVSLLAACLLPQALLVFEAARGRVPHASAIGVAAGITALLFAIRLFGLLADHRRHTDRAEIVRAASARLASARDVPAVRAALQDAVERLAAGNTPHAVQVIINDGGHHDVFTPRDTPDVSIVASAPPADLGPPTGPATSVLVCPLRLDERGPADADLGMLILRSSGRQLDVLQASMQTLASAAAQALERLTLTAEITRRDSELYFRALVQNAADVILIVEPASWRVRYASPSAARLFGPVMTLGRPLLDLVAPECRDTARDQLASAKVDTPQPSDWVMAGDGARVQVEAVCQDLGEEPAVAGIVVTLRDVTEQRRLQRRLTYLAYHDSLTGLANRVAFRARLQEVTEQARGSGLLAGVLFVDLDDFKIVNDTLGHETGDRLLREVAKRLLAVLGPHDTPARLGGDEFAVLVPTAPDVSSIETAAQHLVAALDRPFTLDGRPLSGRASVGVSCTADAPNAVDLLRQADLALYAAKAEGKGRWCRYDASLGADAVQRMRLRSELERAAADGQLFLEFQPIVRLADAVTVGFEALVRWNHPTRGRLGPAEFIDIAEESDTILAIGTWVLREAVDTAATWQTNARTAPYVSVNVSVRQFHAEGFADAVQQTLAAAALPADRLMLEITESLLLADDEQVWHDLGELRRTGVRMAIDDFGTGYSALNYLRHMPLDVLKLDRVFTSTIATSRQQADFVAGIIKLAETMHLEVVAEGIEQPRERDLLRAAGCRYGQGYLYSKPLSAEDARRWQNP; this comes from the coding sequence ATGGCGAGGCGGGTGTTGACCGTGCCGCTGGTGGTCTACACGCTGGTGTGGTTGGCCGGCTCGGTGGCGGTGTTCTGGGTGCCGGACCGGGTCGCCGACGTCATCTGGACCTCGATCGGTTTGATCAGTGTCGCGGCGATCGTGGTCGGGGTGCGGCGCAACCGTCCGGCGCGGACCTGGCCCTGGCTGCTGATCGCCACCGGGGTGTTCCTGTCGATCGCGGGGGAAGCCGTATACGACCTCCTCACCTATGCGGGCGAAGTGGACGGGCCGTACCCTTCGGTGGCGGACGTCTTCTACCTCGGGATGTACCCGCCGCTGATCGTCGGGATGCTGGGCCTGTCGCGCAGCATGGCCCGCACGCGCGTGCCGCTGCTGCCGGTGGACGCCATGGTCATCCTCGGCGGGCTCGGTCTGCTGTCGTGGGTCTTCCTGATCTCTCCGCACCTGTTCGACCCGGGACTGTCCCTGCTCCAGCGCGTGCTGATCGTGGCCTATCCGGTCGGGGACCTGCTGGTGCTGGCCATCGTGGCGCGGTTGGTCATCGTGCATGGGTTCAGCCCCGCGGTGGTGCTGCTGTGCGTCGGCGCGGTCGGGCTGCTGGTCGCGGACACCGCGTACGGGACCGAGCAGTTGCACGGCCACGGCCAGGCGGGCTGGCCGGCCAGGGTCGCCTGGCTGCTGTGTTACGGCGGCTGGGCGGCCGCTGCGCTGCACCCCTCGATGGCCGAGCTCACCCGACCGGCCCGGGTGGTGTCCGCCGAGGTGTGCATCGGCAGGCAGGTGTCACTGTTGGCGGCCTGCCTGCTGCCGCAGGCCCTGCTGGTGTTCGAGGCGGCACGCGGCCGGGTGCCGCATGCGTCGGCCATCGGCGTCGCCGCCGGCATCACCGCGCTGCTGTTCGCGATACGGCTGTTCGGGCTCCTCGCCGATCACCGCCGCCATACCGACCGCGCGGAGATCGTGCGGGCCGCGAGCGCACGGCTGGCCTCGGCCCGCGACGTGCCGGCGGTGCGCGCCGCACTGCAGGACGCGGTCGAGCGCCTGGCGGCGGGCAACACCCCCCACGCCGTCCAGGTGATCATCAACGATGGCGGTCACCACGACGTGTTCACCCCGCGTGACACACCCGACGTGTCGATCGTGGCGAGCGCGCCGCCGGCGGACCTCGGCCCGCCGACCGGGCCCGCGACGTCCGTGCTGGTGTGCCCGCTGCGCCTGGATGAGCGCGGGCCCGCCGACGCCGACCTGGGCATGTTGATCCTGCGATCATCCGGACGGCAGCTCGACGTGCTCCAGGCGTCCATGCAGACCCTGGCCTCGGCCGCGGCTCAGGCGCTGGAGCGCCTCACCCTCACCGCGGAGATCACCCGACGGGACAGTGAACTGTACTTTCGGGCGCTGGTGCAGAACGCCGCGGATGTGATCCTCATCGTCGAGCCTGCGAGCTGGCGGGTGCGTTACGCCAGCCCGTCCGCCGCCCGCCTGTTCGGGCCGGTGATGACGCTCGGCCGGCCCCTGCTCGACCTGGTCGCGCCGGAGTGCCGGGACACCGCCCGAGACCAGCTCGCCAGCGCCAAGGTCGACACCCCGCAACCGTCGGACTGGGTCATGGCCGGTGACGGCGCGCGAGTCCAGGTCGAGGCGGTATGTCAGGACCTGGGCGAGGAACCGGCGGTCGCCGGCATCGTGGTCACCCTGCGCGACGTCACCGAGCAGCGGCGGCTGCAACGCAGGCTGACCTACCTGGCCTACCACGACTCGCTGACCGGCTTGGCCAACCGGGTTGCGTTCCGTGCCCGGTTGCAGGAGGTGACCGAGCAGGCCCGCGGTTCGGGCCTGCTCGCCGGGGTGCTGTTCGTCGACCTCGACGACTTCAAGATCGTCAACGATACGCTGGGACACGAGACAGGCGACCGTCTCCTGCGCGAGGTGGCAAAGCGCCTGTTGGCGGTGCTGGGTCCGCACGACACCCCCGCCCGGCTCGGCGGCGACGAGTTCGCCGTCCTCGTCCCGACCGCACCCGACGTCAGCAGCATCGAAACGGCCGCACAGCACCTCGTCGCCGCGCTCGATCGACCCTTCACGCTCGACGGCCGGCCGCTGTCGGGCCGGGCCAGCGTGGGCGTGTCCTGCACCGCGGACGCCCCCAACGCCGTGGACCTGCTACGGCAGGCGGACCTGGCGCTGTACGCCGCCAAAGCCGAGGGCAAGGGCCGCTGGTGCCGCTACGACGCAAGCCTGGGCGCTGACGCCGTGCAGCGCATGCGACTGCGCTCCGAACTGGAGCGGGCCGCAGCGGACGGGCAGCTGTTCCTGGAATTCCAGCCCATCGTGCGGCTCGCCGACGCCGTCACCGTCGGGTTCGAGGCACTGGTGCGGTGGAACCATCCCACCCGGGGACGGCTCGGACCCGCGGAGTTCATCGACATCGCCGAGGAGTCCGACACCATCCTCGCGATCGGCACCTGGGTGCTGCGGGAGGCCGTCGACACCGCCGCCACCTGGCAGACGAACGCCCGGACGGCACCGTATGTCAGCGTCAACGTGTCCGTGCGGCAGTTCCACGCCGAGGGCTTCGCCGACGCCGTACAGCAGACGCTCGCCGCCGCGGCACTGCCCGCGGACCGGCTGATGCTGGAGATCACCGAGAGCCTGCTGCTCGCCGACGACGAACAGGTCTGGCACGACCTCGGCGAGCTACGGCGGACCGGGGTACGCATGGCCATCGACGACTTCGGCACCGGCTACTCGGCGTTGAACTACCTGCGCCACATGCCACTGGACGTCCTCAAACTCGACCGGGTGTTCACCTCCACCATCGCCACGTCCCGCCAGCAGGCCGACTTCGTCGCCGGCATCATCAAACTGGCCGAGACCATGCACCTGGAGGTCGTCGCCGAAGGCATCGAACAGCCCCGGGAACGCGACCTGCTACGTGCCGCCGGCTGCCGCTACGGCCAGGGCTACCTGTACTCCAAACCACTCTCCGCCGAAGACGCCAGACGATGGCAGAACCCGTGA
- a CDS encoding pirin family protein, translated as MSAARANLTPSVDVRRAGDRFWTRLGWLDSKHSFSFSRHYDPQNTHHGLLLVNNDDVVHAGTGFETHPHEDMEIVTWVLAGSLVHQDSTGHSGIIYPGLAQRMSAGTGILHSEKNDSWRLDHTTPHRDPVHFVQMWVVPDEDGVTPGYEQQEIPDEQLRANLVAVASGMDKHADSAAIRIRNRHAALYAARLAPGETVPCPQAPFVHLFVARGKISLEGSGELSTGDAVRMTATGGQQITAVEDAEILIWEMHAAVRMG; from the coding sequence ATGAGTGCGGCACGGGCCAACCTGACGCCGTCGGTGGACGTGCGCCGGGCCGGGGACCGGTTCTGGACCAGGCTCGGCTGGCTGGACTCGAAGCACTCGTTCTCGTTCTCGCGCCACTACGACCCGCAGAACACCCACCACGGGCTGCTGCTGGTCAACAACGACGACGTCGTGCACGCCGGGACCGGCTTCGAGACACACCCCCACGAGGACATGGAGATCGTCACCTGGGTGCTCGCCGGGTCGCTGGTCCACCAGGACTCCACCGGCCACTCGGGGATCATCTACCCGGGCCTGGCGCAGCGGATGAGTGCCGGCACCGGGATCCTGCACTCGGAGAAGAACGACTCCTGGCGGCTGGATCACACCACGCCACACCGCGACCCGGTGCACTTCGTCCAGATGTGGGTGGTGCCCGACGAGGACGGCGTCACCCCGGGTTACGAGCAGCAGGAGATCCCGGACGAACAATTGCGCGCCAACCTGGTCGCGGTGGCCTCGGGCATGGACAAGCACGCCGACAGCGCCGCGATCCGCATCCGCAACCGCCATGCCGCGCTGTACGCGGCACGTCTCGCTCCCGGTGAGACCGTCCCGTGCCCGCAGGCGCCGTTCGTGCACCTGTTCGTCGCGCGAGGAAAGATCAGCCTGGAGGGCAGCGGCGAACTGTCCACCGGAGACGCCGTGCGGATGACGGCGACCGGCGGTCAGCAGATCACCGCCGTCGAGGACGCCGAGATCCTGATCTGGGAGATGCACGCCGCGGTCCGCATGGGCTGA
- the mdcA gene encoding malonate decarboxylase subunit alpha — MRTDGASAGRVWDSRRTDKASRLAEAAGHVDGKLIRPDALGRVLEAVIRPGDRVALEGDNQKQADFLSRTLASCDPHKLHDLHMLIGSVSRSEHLDLFEQGIATKLDLAYAGPQSVRIAQLVADGTVSIGAIHTYVELYARMVVDLRPDVALLCASAADEHGNLYTGPNTEDTPIIAEAAAFHDGVVVVQADEIVKVGGLPRVDIPGDWVDLVVQADRPFFLEPLFTRDPKAIGPVQILQAMIALRGVYERHQVVSLNHGVGFSTAAIELILPTYGEQLGLRGKICRNWTLNPHPTLIPAIESGWVETIHSFGGESGMNRYVASRPDVFFTGADGSLRSNRVLCQLAGQYAIDMFIGSTLQMDAEANSSTVTEGRLSGFGGAPNMGHDPHGRRHSSHAWLDLSHGDGADLRGRKLVVQIVETFQSSGVPTFVESLDAIEVGRSAGMPVPPVMIYGDDVSHVVTEEGVAYLYRTDSLAERRQALAAIAGVTALGRSADADALARMRRDGLVALPADLKVDPTLATRSLLAAHSIGDLVAWSGGLYEPPARFRNW; from the coding sequence GTGCGGACTGACGGGGCATCGGCCGGCCGGGTCTGGGACAGCCGGCGCACCGACAAGGCCAGCCGCCTGGCCGAGGCGGCCGGGCACGTCGACGGCAAGCTGATCCGGCCCGACGCGCTCGGCCGGGTGCTGGAGGCGGTGATCCGGCCCGGGGACCGGGTCGCGCTGGAGGGCGACAACCAGAAGCAGGCCGACTTCCTGTCCCGCACGCTGGCCTCGTGCGACCCGCACAAGCTGCACGATCTGCACATGCTCATCGGTTCGGTGTCGCGTAGCGAGCACCTGGACCTGTTCGAGCAGGGCATCGCCACCAAGCTGGACCTGGCCTACGCGGGGCCGCAGAGCGTACGCATCGCCCAGCTCGTCGCCGACGGCACGGTGTCGATCGGCGCCATCCACACCTACGTCGAGCTGTACGCCCGCATGGTGGTCGACCTGCGGCCCGATGTCGCACTGCTGTGCGCTTCGGCGGCAGACGAGCACGGCAACCTCTACACCGGCCCGAACACCGAGGACACGCCGATCATCGCCGAGGCCGCGGCGTTCCACGACGGCGTGGTGGTCGTGCAGGCTGACGAGATCGTGAAGGTCGGAGGCCTGCCCCGGGTGGACATCCCCGGCGACTGGGTCGATCTGGTCGTGCAGGCCGACCGGCCGTTCTTCCTCGAGCCGCTGTTCACCCGCGATCCGAAGGCCATCGGCCCGGTGCAGATCCTGCAGGCGATGATCGCCCTGCGTGGCGTCTACGAGCGCCATCAGGTGGTGTCGCTCAACCACGGCGTCGGGTTCAGCACGGCCGCGATCGAACTGATCCTGCCGACCTACGGCGAGCAACTCGGGCTGCGTGGCAAGATCTGCCGCAACTGGACGCTCAACCCGCACCCCACGCTCATCCCGGCCATCGAGTCCGGCTGGGTGGAGACGATTCACAGCTTCGGCGGCGAGTCCGGCATGAACCGGTACGTGGCCTCGCGGCCGGACGTGTTCTTCACCGGCGCGGACGGGTCGCTGCGCTCCAACCGGGTGCTGTGCCAGCTCGCCGGCCAGTACGCGATCGACATGTTCATCGGCTCGACGCTGCAGATGGACGCCGAGGCCAACTCGTCCACGGTGACCGAGGGCCGGCTGTCGGGCTTCGGCGGCGCGCCGAACATGGGCCACGACCCGCACGGGCGGCGCCACTCCTCCCACGCCTGGCTGGACCTGAGCCACGGCGACGGCGCCGACCTGCGGGGCCGCAAACTGGTCGTGCAGATCGTCGAGACGTTCCAGTCCAGTGGCGTGCCCACGTTCGTGGAATCCCTCGACGCCATCGAGGTGGGCCGCAGTGCGGGCATGCCCGTGCCACCGGTGATGATCTACGGCGACGACGTCAGTCACGTCGTCACCGAGGAGGGCGTGGCATACCTGTACCGGACCGATTCGCTCGCCGAGCGCAGGCAGGCGCTGGCCGCGATCGCCGGGGTCACCGCCCTGGGGCGGTCCGCGGATGCGGACGCGCTGGCGCGGATGCGCCGCGACGGGCTGGTGGCGCTGCCCGCCGACCTCAAGGTCGACCCGACCCTGGCGACGCGGTCGCTGCTGGCCGCACACAGCATCGGTGACCTGGTGGCGTGGTCCGGTGGCCTGTACGAGCCCCCGGCCCGATTCCGGAACTGGTGA
- a CDS encoding triphosphoribosyl-dephospho-CoA synthase, with product MLAVSSARRTPAGLAESLGAVAGQALHDEATLTPKPGLVDARGGGAHHDMNLSTLLDSAAALVAPIAACAAAATCLPLGRDLRAVIGVIGRDGEQRMLAATGGVNTHRGALWALGLLAAGIAATGTVGGARGFAARLAAVADPAREARPASHGSRVHRVFGATGARGEARRGFPHAVDVALPMLHARRAARRDEHTARTDALLASMSSLEDTCLLHRAGRSGLQAVRAGAAAVLRAGGSGAAGGGAALDRLDRLCRHRRLSPGGSGDALAAALFLDAAGRLLTEGSS from the coding sequence GTGCTCGCCGTCAGCAGCGCCCGCAGGACACCGGCCGGCCTCGCCGAGTCGTTGGGCGCTGTGGCCGGGCAGGCGCTGCACGACGAGGCGACGCTGACGCCCAAGCCCGGACTGGTCGACGCCCGCGGCGGCGGCGCACACCACGACATGAACCTGTCCACGCTGCTGGACTCCGCTGCGGCCCTGGTCGCACCGATCGCGGCGTGTGCCGCGGCCGCCACGTGCCTGCCGCTGGGCCGGGACCTGCGCGCCGTGATCGGCGTGATCGGCCGTGACGGCGAGCAGCGGATGCTCGCCGCCACCGGTGGCGTCAACACCCACCGCGGCGCCCTGTGGGCCCTGGGGCTGCTCGCCGCGGGGATCGCCGCGACGGGCACGGTCGGCGGCGCCCGTGGTTTCGCCGCACGCCTGGCTGCGGTCGCCGACCCGGCGCGCGAAGCGCGGCCGGCGTCGCACGGTTCGCGGGTGCACCGGGTTTTCGGTGCCACCGGGGCCAGGGGCGAGGCCCGCCGGGGCTTCCCGCACGCCGTCGACGTGGCGCTGCCGATGCTGCACGCCCGCCGCGCGGCACGACGTGATGAGCACACCGCCCGCACCGATGCGCTGCTGGCGTCGATGAGCAGCCTGGAGGACACCTGCCTGCTGCACCGCGCCGGACGAAGCGGCCTGCAGGCGGTACGTGCCGGCGCGGCCGCGGTGCTGCGCGCGGGCGGCTCGGGCGCGGCCGGCGGCGGTGCGGCACTCGACCGGCTGGACCGGCTCTGCCGGCACCGGCGGCTGTCGCCCGGCGGCAGCGGCGACGCACTCGCGGCCGCGCTGTTCCTCGACGCGGCGGGCCGCCTGCTCACCGAAGGGAGCAGCTGA
- the mdcC gene encoding malonate decarboxylase acyl carrier protein: MRTLQFTFPAASRAARRAHVGVVGSGDLEILFEPTGAAGSATVRVRTSVEGFDEVWQATLQRFFARVPLAGSWELNDAAATPALVTLRLQQAAQAAGGGASEPSATGMREAS; encoded by the coding sequence ATGCGCACGCTTCAGTTCACCTTCCCGGCCGCGTCGCGGGCAGCCCGCCGGGCTCACGTCGGCGTGGTCGGCTCCGGGGACCTGGAGATCCTGTTCGAACCCACCGGCGCCGCCGGGTCGGCCACGGTCAGGGTCCGGACCAGCGTCGAGGGATTCGACGAGGTCTGGCAGGCGACCCTGCAGCGGTTCTTCGCCCGCGTGCCGTTGGCGGGTTCCTGGGAGCTGAACGACGCTGCCGCCACTCCGGCGCTGGTGACCCTGCGCCTGCAGCAGGCCGCCCAGGCTGCCGGCGGCGGCGCGAGCGAGCCGTCGGCCACGGGCATGCGGGAGGCGTCATGA
- the mdcD gene encoding biotin-independent malonate decarboxylase subunit beta, with protein MTGDSTTVPATDTAALLLGASVDGGPVDWNRVLRRRSFLELDALARAEALLDGPGIRVLCGPFDRLESPWLAPQEVTPQADDGVVVARGVIDGNDAVVLSIEQAFQGGGVGEVSGAKISQALRLAAADSRAGRPVAAVLLLETGGVRLQEANLGLNAVAEICAALLELRPLAPVIGVVAGSVGSFGGLSIATGLCTHVIVTPEARIGLNGPAVIEQEAGVAEFDSTDPALIWAVDGGEQRYRTGLADTLVIDDADAVRDAVRGAVAAGVTPPGRHRSERLDVLDTRLATIDPADPPEPRRLRTLWGQAYEPPPGSAVTSRRGRDVQPHAGATQSSMVPGERGLAWTVALAGAPPQQVIPSVLRADRDDIVFLAVVPDPDNHFYRARQGQVGLTECAALASTLRAITAEDRQRERRRPIVAIVDLPSQAYGRIEEMAGLHQAIAAAVDAADAARVAGHPLVTLVVGKALSGGFLAHGLQASQILALDDPGVEIHAMHKAAAARITLRTVEQLDELAKSIPPLSYDVRQWATLGFCDGLLTVENADDPTDADVRTVLAAIADAVTRARPGPVDLSNRLDSAQAVKVRAASRAVRDALAAQWPAPR; from the coding sequence ATGACGGGCGACAGCACCACGGTGCCCGCGACCGACACCGCCGCGCTGCTGCTCGGCGCCAGCGTCGACGGCGGCCCCGTCGACTGGAACCGGGTGCTGCGCCGCCGCAGCTTCCTCGAACTCGATGCGCTGGCCAGGGCCGAGGCGCTGCTCGACGGGCCCGGGATCCGGGTGCTGTGCGGGCCGTTCGACCGACTGGAGTCGCCCTGGCTCGCACCGCAGGAGGTGACACCGCAGGCCGACGACGGCGTCGTCGTCGCCCGAGGCGTGATCGACGGCAACGATGCGGTCGTGCTGTCCATAGAGCAGGCGTTCCAGGGCGGCGGCGTCGGCGAGGTGTCCGGCGCGAAGATCAGCCAGGCGCTGCGGCTGGCCGCCGCCGACAGCCGGGCCGGGCGACCGGTCGCCGCGGTGCTGCTGCTGGAGACCGGCGGAGTCCGCCTCCAGGAAGCCAACCTGGGGCTCAACGCGGTCGCCGAGATCTGCGCGGCGTTGCTGGAGTTGCGCCCGCTGGCACCGGTGATCGGCGTCGTCGCCGGGTCGGTCGGCTCCTTCGGCGGTTTGAGCATCGCCACCGGCCTGTGCACCCACGTCATCGTCACGCCGGAGGCCCGGATCGGGCTCAACGGCCCGGCCGTCATCGAGCAGGAAGCCGGTGTCGCCGAGTTCGACTCCACCGACCCAGCCTTGATCTGGGCCGTCGACGGCGGCGAGCAGCGCTACCGGACCGGGCTCGCCGACACCCTCGTCATCGACGACGCCGATGCCGTGCGTGACGCGGTCCGCGGCGCGGTGGCCGCGGGCGTGACCCCGCCGGGCCGGCATCGCAGCGAGCGCCTCGACGTGCTCGACACCCGGCTGGCCACCATCGACCCCGCCGATCCTCCCGAGCCCCGGCGGCTGCGGACCCTGTGGGGCCAGGCGTACGAACCACCGCCGGGCTCGGCCGTCACCTCGCGACGCGGCCGCGACGTGCAGCCCCACGCCGGCGCCACACAATCGTCGATGGTGCCCGGCGAGCGCGGCCTCGCCTGGACCGTCGCGCTGGCCGGCGCGCCGCCCCAGCAGGTGATCCCGTCGGTGCTGCGCGCCGACCGCGACGACATCGTCTTCCTGGCCGTGGTGCCCGATCCGGACAACCACTTCTACCGCGCGCGGCAGGGCCAGGTGGGCCTCACCGAATGCGCCGCGCTGGCCAGCACGCTGCGGGCGATCACCGCCGAGGACCGGCAGCGCGAGCGGCGCCGCCCGATCGTCGCGATCGTGGACCTGCCCAGCCAGGCGTACGGGCGCATCGAGGAGATGGCCGGCCTGCACCAGGCGATCGCGGCGGCCGTCGACGCCGCCGACGCGGCCCGGGTCGCCGGGCACCCGCTGGTCACCCTCGTCGTCGGCAAGGCGCTGTCGGGCGGTTTCCTCGCGCACGGACTGCAGGCCTCGCAGATCCTGGCCCTCGACGACCCGGGCGTGGAGATCCACGCCATGCACAAGGCCGCCGCCGCACGGATCACCCTGCGCACCGTCGAGCAGCTCGACGAGCTCGCCAAGTCGATCCCGCCGCTGTCCTACGACGTACGGCAATGGGCCACCCTCGGCTTCTGCGACGGCCTGCTCACCGTCGAGAACGCCGACGATCCCACCGACGCCGACGTGCGCACGGTCCTCGCCGCCATCGCCGACGCGGTGACCCGCGCCCGGCCGGGACCCGTCGACCTGTCCAACCGCCTGGACTCCGCGCAGGCGGTGAAGGTCCGGGCAGCCTCTCGCGCCGTGCGTGACGCGCTCGCGGCGCAGTGGCCGGCCCCGCGATGA
- a CDS encoding malonate decarboxylase holo-ACP synthase → MTAVRPHDLVRLAAPEALLTGGAPGWVGDALARAPWVVVRRATATAGRLAVGVRGAGRHQRHAAEAPPAAVAGVVVPERLRSPPHHGPATGPVCRTRALAALHDLGPALDARKLVWGPVGSVGFELATGQPATGPDSDLDLIVRVLELPDPGWAADLLGGLTDAAARVDCLLETPAGAVALAELAGGPAQVVLRTADGPRLVTPAQVRAMCARRAGPVGG, encoded by the coding sequence ATGACCGCCGTACGCCCGCACGACCTGGTCCGTCTCGCCGCTCCCGAGGCCCTGCTGACCGGCGGCGCACCCGGCTGGGTCGGCGACGCGCTCGCCCGTGCGCCGTGGGTCGTGGTCCGCCGCGCCACGGCCACGGCGGGGCGGCTGGCTGTCGGAGTCCGCGGCGCCGGCCGGCACCAGCGTCACGCCGCCGAGGCGCCGCCTGCCGCCGTCGCCGGTGTCGTCGTGCCGGAGCGGTTGCGGTCCCCACCGCACCACGGTCCGGCGACCGGACCGGTCTGCCGCACGCGAGCCCTGGCCGCGCTGCATGACCTCGGCCCGGCTCTCGACGCCCGGAAGCTGGTCTGGGGCCCGGTCGGCAGCGTCGGCTTCGAGCTGGCCACCGGGCAGCCGGCCACCGGTCCCGACAGCGATCTCGACCTCATCGTGCGGGTGCTCGAACTGCCCGATCCGGGCTGGGCCGCCGACCTGCTCGGCGGGCTCACCGACGCGGCGGCCCGGGTGGACTGTCTGCTGGAGACGCCCGCCGGTGCCGTGGCCCTGGCCGAACTGGCCGGCGGACCCGCGCAGGTGGTGCTGCGTACCGCAGACGGCCCCAGGCTCGTCACGCCCGCGCAGGTCCGGGCGATGTGCGCCCGGCGTGCCGGACCCGTCGGCGGCTGA
- a CDS encoding ACP S-malonyltransferase produces MTTALLFPGQGSQRPGMLADLPDTPAGRQALQQAREVLATLDGVPEPVDDAAALQATTNAQLALLIAGVVTARALIDDHGLQVEAVAGHSVGAFAAAVTAGVLGLDDALRAVAVRGREMERACAGRDWGMAALTGLGESAARALVDAVATRDAPLWLANLNAADQVVVSGTRQALDRLATQAPAAGARDLRRLAVSVASHCPLQAATAQAVARALTHVTPGTQRRAYFADTTGRRLAAAPALVLDDLAAAVAQPVRWYDIIRLMPEVGVTATVEVPPGHVLSAINARQNPAMTTVAVDEVGIAAALRRISRASMT; encoded by the coding sequence ATGACCACCGCGCTGCTCTTTCCCGGTCAAGGCTCGCAACGCCCCGGAATGCTGGCGGACCTGCCGGACACCCCGGCCGGCAGGCAGGCGTTGCAGCAGGCACGAGAAGTGCTGGCCACACTCGACGGTGTGCCGGAACCGGTCGATGACGCCGCGGCGCTGCAGGCGACCACCAACGCCCAGCTCGCACTGCTGATCGCCGGGGTCGTCACCGCCCGCGCACTGATCGACGACCACGGGCTGCAGGTGGAAGCGGTGGCGGGGCATTCCGTCGGTGCGTTCGCGGCCGCGGTCACCGCCGGGGTCCTCGGCCTCGACGACGCGCTGCGCGCCGTCGCGGTCCGCGGCAGGGAGATGGAACGCGCCTGCGCGGGCCGGGACTGGGGCATGGCGGCGCTGACCGGACTGGGCGAGAGCGCCGCGCGCGCCCTCGTCGACGCGGTGGCGACCCGGGACGCGCCGCTGTGGCTGGCCAACCTCAATGCCGCCGACCAGGTCGTGGTCAGCGGCACCCGGCAGGCCCTGGACCGGCTCGCGACGCAGGCCCCGGCGGCCGGCGCGCGCGACCTGCGACGGTTGGCGGTGTCGGTGGCCTCGCACTGCCCCCTGCAGGCCGCGACCGCGCAGGCGGTCGCGCGAGCCCTGACCCACGTCACCCCGGGCACGCAGCGACGCGCCTATTTCGCCGACACCACCGGCCGCCGGCTGGCCGCCGCACCCGCACTGGTGCTCGACGACCTGGCCGCAGCGGTGGCGCAGCCGGTCCGCTGGTACGACATCATCCGCCTGATGCCCGAGGTCGGGGTGACCGCCACGGTCGAGGTGCCGCCTGGTCACGTGTTGTCCGCCATCAACGCCCGCCAGAACCCGGCGATGACCACCGTCGCCGTCGACGAGGTCGGCATCGCCGCGGCACTGCGCCGTATCAGCCGCGCGAGCATGACGTAG